AAAGGCAatttacagaatgggaaaaatatttacacattaCTTGAACAGACATCTCcagaaaagacatacaaatggccaacagaccagtataaaaaatactgaacatcacttattatcaggaaaatgcaaaactaaaGCATTGTTATAAATTCGGTATGGAAGGACTctatgtattcaataaataataatatgtagTGAATTGTTCcagaatcattttcttttttattagtgaGAAAATCACCATGTAAGTATTTTGAATGAGAAGATAATTGGATCATATTCCCCTTGGGGCATCTCCTGTGGTTTCAACAACAGTCGTATTCGTGAATATAAGCGCTCTAAGTTAATCGTATCTGTGATGCATCTAACTTTGACTTTGCTGTTGCACAGGTAAGAGAAAATTTCAGGTCATTTGCAGAATGTTTCAAAGGTGGGATCTAAAATATCAAGGTCAAACATGTTATAAATCCCCAATACTAAGCCCTTTAGATTGTTACTATTGCacaggtgaataaataaaacaaagaaaatagaaattaatgaatTTATGTTTGTAGAGACAATTAAGAGTGCTCCAAATTGAgtcttgctttcattttttgatggaagACAGAGTAGTTTACAGCAAGAACAGTCAGGAAAATGTATCACTGGAGGCCAAGAAAGCCTTTGACCTATTCACTTATATTGGAGCATACATTTTGCTATGAGGAAaacaattatctttttattttgctagCTCTGTGAGGTCAAAGCCACTTTGAATTGTTGctttttcataatgtttttcTAGTCTTGGAGTTTAAACGTtatctaaatatttatcaagaatCATATTTTAGGGTGCATTGATTGGCTCAGTCgtctgagcgtctgccttaggctcaggtcatcactccagggtcccaggatcaagtcctgcattggggtcctggctgtgcagggagtctgtttctccctctgctttgtctgtgtgtctctcatgaataaataaataaaatattaaaaaagaatcatattttaTTCCAGTAGAGGTGGCATGTGAGGTCAGTTAGAGTGAAGCCATGGTGTAACAGGAGATAGTGTAAAATAGTAAAAAGTGCATGCACTTGGAGTGGCACATGAGAGTGAATCTGGGCTCTAAGCCTGAAATAAAGTAATACACCAAAGTCTGTTTCTACCACAGGTGTTCAATACACAGCtgttacttttcttctcttttgcaaACAGTGTTGCAATGTGGAGCcaaatatatttggaattttctGCCCTCTAATACAATTGTATTTTTTGAAGGTGGCTTTACCTTAATTTTAACAGTTGAAATTGTATTAAATTCTTCAAGAATCATAGTCATTTTCTGTCTATGAGTCCTTTCAATATATTCTgacatttacttatatttaatatgAGTTTTATTTGGACATCTAGTCAAATTCCTGTTTCAAGAGAATCCAGCTAAAGTTCTTAACATTATAGTCTTCCCCTATCTTATTTGCCCAAGTAAACTTAAGCCCACTGTAATGTAACAAATGGATTCATGGtgatgtatgtatgtgtatttttggTATAAGAAGATCCCACAATTCACAAAACTTCTTTACTCTCTAAAGAATAATACAGATTTAAAGAGTAAGAAAAAGTCATAATGAAAATAAGAGTCATTTGAATTAATCCTGAGAGAATAATGTTTTAGTGTGTATTAAAAATCACTAAAACAATATATCATATGTAGCtgaagaatgaaatattttgttcagGGCTCTggaaatgttgattttttaatgattatttaaaatagtaatttcatGACCCGATATTtgctaatgatttaaaaataagtacatctGATTAAAAACATTCAATTATAAGACCATCTTAAATTTgctgtatgttttatttattgctttatacATTTAATGAGTCTGCCTgcctttatttataaagaaagaaagaaagaaaaaaagaaagaaagaaaggaagaagaatatTATTTTGTCTGCTTCATCATTAAAATACATTACTATTTTTCAGAAGAGGAGTAAACTTCAAAATGAAAACCTAACATCACACAGGTCTTTTATTCATGAACATGGCTATTGAATGCACACTTTCAGATTCTAAATCCTGTGTTGTCTTGAACAAGGCATATCACTGAACTGATGTCAAAAATTGCATTGCGGCTGATCTTCTTGCAACTCCCAGTcagacttaaatatatatatatatatatatatatattatattatatatatatatatatatttcatcataTTCATCAAAGTTcgcatttcatttcttttgaatgtAGCTTTTACTTCAGATACATAAACTCTTTTACCCCTTCTCTAAATAAACACttgacttaataaatattaaggtCATATTGTTCcctatggctttttaaaataagaataaaaaacataTGAAGTTTGCCCTATCAAGTCACTaagacattttaattaaattatacatttaaaagcatttttaagggatccctgggtggcgcagcggtttggcgcctgcctttggcccggggcacgatcctggagacccgggatcgaatcccacgtcgggctccctgcatggagcctgcttctccctccgcctgtgtctctgcctctctctctctctgtgtgactatcatgaataaataaataaaatattttaaaaaaaataaaaaataaaataaaagcatttttaaatatgagtcattcaaaataatcatttaattGGATTACATAACTTGTGGGTTCTAATTTGTTTcgtctatatatttttatttctaatacatATGATTCAATCTAAAAACCTGCTTTCTTGATTatgagtatttttttgttttctttgcctttaattTTTCCAGTAActctattaaaatgttttctgcttATACTGACAATGTTTTGAGGCATtcctaattttgtctttttcacaAGGTTGTTGGGATGTTCCTTCTGCTTCCATCACTATTTCTAATCCAAATGGCTCTCTCTCTTACTGATGGGATCCATGTCAATGCATTGAAACAAGAGCTTGACTTAAATTATGGATTTAAATaaagcatacatttttatttgcagCAGATCATGTACTCTCAAGACTAACTTAAATTCAatgtgagtaaaaaaaaaattcaatgtgagtgactatattaaaaaaaattaaaaaagaaaaacgaaagaaaaataaataaagacagaaagaaagaaagaaagaaagaaagaaagaaagaaagaagaaagaaagaaagaaagaaagaaagaaagaaagaaagaaagaaagaaagaaagaaagaaagaaaataatggctTCAATAAAACTTATCCTTTAACTTGTGAATATAATTGGCTAATTGAAACTCTGGATCCAAATGTtggtctgactcctgatttcttaACAATAGGATTATCCAGGAAAGagtcctatttcttttttcattttttcctattttttttgcTCTTGAATATTTTATGTCTTGGTGTAAGCATTATTCATTttgttgttatattttaattactgtttttttaatgaacagCTTACTTGTAACTCTTAGTTAATAAGTGTATAGTTGTTATTTCACTAGTAATAAATAATACCTAGATtaagaataatattaaaaacGTATTATATagattttcagaataatttttttctttttcacccaTTTTTGAAGGAATCAAAAAGCATATAGAATTTAGATATCCAGAAGTAAAACCTATAACCATATATCcagtcaaaaaagaaataatttgaatgaAATATAAGTGGTCATATAATTGCTTAATTCAATCATGTCCTattatcctgaaaaaaaaatcttagttttgtCACATACACTCAAGACCTTATAGAGGTAGAAAATTTTTACAGCTTAGCTCACAAAATGTTACTGCTCTATAGAATCAACAAAATTTAGGAatggccaggtggctcagcagttgagtatcagacttcagctcagggcttaatcctgaggtccaggatccagtcctgcatctggctccctgcagggagcctgcttctccctctgcctgtgtctctgtctctctttgtgcctcttataaataaataaataaaatcttaaaaaaaaaaagagccaatatAATTTAACATGTTCTATGTTTAACATAATTTTGAAGATTCAAtcttattaacatattttgtctTTCAATATTTGCcccaatattatataataaatattaacattccCATTCTACAGGTGAATAGGTTATAACTGATTATTTTACACAATGACTGAAAGGTCTAGAATGCTGAGATTTTATTCCAATGTCTGTACACTGATACACTTTTTCGCATGTATAGATGTTGAAGGGAATTATTTTTTAGCCAATCATGTGGTGTTTTACTGTGACTTAATATGAAAACAGCTAATAAAATGCAGTGGCAAATTAGCCCATTGACCTGAttgttttagaaatgaaaggGATTAAGCCAGTGAGTGAACACCCATATCTTCCACTTGATTCTGCAGCAAGTAGTATGAACTTTTGATCATTTTGTCATTGTCTTCTGATCTACAACTGGGAAATTTTAcattgccaaaaaataaatatgagggcATACCACATGTTCCCTTCAGTTAAAATATAGAATCACaatattgtttattctttttctagtgaatagattattttatgaatatcttCAAGTTTGTTCCCTGAAGTGTCAACATGAAAAATGTCACTGAAGTTACTACGTTTGTACTAAAGGGCTTCACAGACAAACTTGAGCTACAAATCATCTTATTCTTCCTGTTTCTAACAATCTATGTCTTTACTCTGATGGGAAATTTAGGACTGGTTGCATTGGTCATTGGGGATTCCCGGCTCCACAACCCCATGTACTATTTTCTGAGTGTATTATCATCTGTGGATGCCTGCTATTCTTCAGTAATTACTCCAAATATGCTAGTAGATTTTATGTCAAAGAATAAAGTCATTTCATTCCTTGGATGTGCAGCACAGATGTTTCTCGCTGTTACTTTTGGGACCACAGAATGCTTTCTCTTGGCCGCCATGGCTTATGATCGCTATGTAGCAATCTACAACCCTCTCCTATATTCTGTGAGCATGTCGCCCAGAGTCTATGTGCCACTCATCATTGCTTCCTATGTTGGTGGCATTTTGCATGCTTCTGTACACACAGTGGCCACGTTCAGCCTATCCTTCTGTGCTTCCAATGAAATTAGACATGTCTTTTGTGACATCCCTCCActacttgctatttcttgttcTGACACCCACACAAACCAGCTACTGCTCTTCTATTTTGCGGGATCTATTGAGATAACTACTATACTGGTAGTCCTGATCTCCTATGGTTTCATTGTCTTGGTAATTCTGAGGATGCATTCTGCTGAAGGCAGACGAAAAATCTTTTCTACATGTGGCTCTCACTTAACTGGAGTGTCAATCTTTCATGGTACAGTTCTCTTCATGTATGTGAGACCAAGTTCCAGCTATGCCCTGGACCATGACATGATAGTGTCAATATTTTACACGATTGTGATTCCCATGCTGAATCCTATCATCTATAGTTTGAGGAACAAAGATGTAAAAGATGCAATGCAGAAAGTGTTTAGGAAAAATTGATTTGTCAACAAAGTATATTTTCACcgtaaaaattaaattaaaaaatgagtgatGCTTTCTCTACATTTCAATATCAGGAAgatatgatgaaaatgttttgtttaagCTTATTAATGTATTCTTGctttccttggatttttttttctccctaggtattttaaaataaagatcataGTCAATCCTCTGCTCATACTATTTTCATATGCAGAAAATgtatattattcattttctttttaaatgttcctgatgatatatgtatatacacatacacatatatatgtatgtgtacacacatatatgtttgtAGAAGCTATACTGATGGGTAtaacacaaatgcacacatgGGCATGTATGTATGTAACCTTTACTTTGCAATGTTGTATACTATTTTCTTCCATCTCTGTATTACCTGAATGTATAAACTATAATATCTGCAATTATAAATAACACTATATCTGACTAGCTTGATCAACTATCACCTAATTGGTAGCAAAGCCACATCTCACATAATTCCAGCCCACTTTCCATGGAGTCACTGGTTCAGATTCTAGTTCAAAGAACTCTGCTCCATCATTAGATCCATGCATTGGCAACAGTCTAGTCCCAGACTATGATTCAGGGATCACAGGCAGTATGTTCAAATCCCTGTAGTTACTAACACACTATTTGTGATGATGTGTTTCTCccctttgtgttatttttttacaGAGCATGGGCaataaaatgctttaattttgggatgcctgggtgacttgggggttgagtgtctgcctttgggtcagggtgtgccctgagtcctgtgatcgagtcccacatcagtctccctgcatggagtctgcttctccctctgcctaagtcttatgaataaataaaatctttataaaaaaagaaatttatcacttttgaaaaaatgctttaatttctCAAGAAAACAAAGTCTAAGCATTAGCATTTATTGAGATCAGATCACGCTTACATTCAAGAATGACAAAAAGAAGTACAATTTGGAAAGTAAGGCAAAACTGTCTGGCACACTTGGCTCTTCCCAGAACTAAGTCCAATTATTCCTATGGGATCCTTGAAGGCTTGGCCCAGTTCAGCTTTtagttctgttttcctttgaCCTTCACTCTCTGATGCCCTTGCAGATTCAACCACTCCTCAGTGCCCAGGACCAAGAATCAAGGTACAAAAGAGAGTCCCTTCTGTTGTATGCTTTGCCCTCTTTCCAGTAGATATTATTGCCATTGCAAAGATATGTCTCCTTCAAGGATAATTTAAGGTTGTGatgttctctcttctttcacttttatatattaatctttaattattgttttgttaaaactattttcttaagGGAGTGTCTGTATTCTTTAATTCCAACAAAGCATTCTCCTTAGAATTAGAGTCcagcctaggggcacctggatttCTCAGTAgcttaagcctctgcctttggctcaattcatgatcccagggtgttaggatggagccccatgtcaggtatcctgctcagcagggagtctgtttctccctttccctctgctcctcccccctacatattcattctctctctctctctctctctctctttctcaaataaataaataaaatattttttaaaaagttgaaagaattagAGTCCAGCCTAAAGATATTTCTCTAGAGTGGATTAGTATTTCTCTAAAGGACTAAATAACAACTCACCAGTTGGTATACAGAACATTTCTTATCACCATATATTCCCACCATGATATCcctgcatttattttctcctgtttacAAGGTTCTTTCCATTGCTATTCACATGGTTCCTTTCTTCaagcacaaaattaaaatatggtcACTGATAAGCATTATCCTTGCATATCTAAACCATGCAAATGAAGAGTGaccatgtgtgtgtttatgattCAGCATTAAAGAGATCTTTAAATGCAACTCATAATTACTAAAATAGATacattttatgctttaaaattgTGAaggtctggggatgcctgggtggctcggtgattaagtggctgccttcggcccagggcgtgatcctagagaactgggatcgagtcccacatcgggctccctgcatggagactccttctctctctgcctatgtctctgcctctctctctctctgtatctctcttgaataaataaatataatattttaaaaaaataaaattgtgaaggtctgaatgaaaaaaataatcacaaatatagtaaaaataataataaactcaagaaaataaaagtaattatgcATCTagttcaaataataaataatagactaAAATTCCATAGAATTATGAACAAAGAATACACACAGACAattcacaagaaaagaaagttctttaGACCAATCCATATACATTACCTTAATAGCGATTAGGGAAATGTGAGTGTAAAATGATGTAAAACACTTTCGCACACTCATACCACTGACAGACATTGAAAAGTCTGGGACTATCAAATGATATCTTCTTATGAGAAGATAAAGGAAACATTTGCAGTCTACCTGTAGGAATATGTCTGTGTGCCCTGCCTACAAACACCCTGAAAGGTGAAAGTTTGGATCCACAAATGGTCCTATTCTGT
This is a stretch of genomic DNA from Canis aureus isolate CA01 chromosome 21, VMU_Caureus_v.1.0, whole genome shotgun sequence. It encodes these proteins:
- the LOC144292643 gene encoding olfactory receptor 5T2; its protein translation is MKNVTEVTTFVLKGFTDKLELQIILFFLFLTIYVFTLMGNLGLVALVIGDSRLHNPMYYFLSVLSSVDACYSSVITPNMLVDFMSKNKVISFLGCAAQMFLAVTFGTTECFLLAAMAYDRYVAIYNPLLYSVSMSPRVYVPLIIASYVGGILHASVHTVATFSLSFCASNEIRHVFCDIPPLLAISCSDTHTNQLLLFYFAGSIEITTILVVLISYGFIVLVILRMHSAEGRRKIFSTCGSHLTGVSIFHGTVLFMYVRPSSSYALDHDMIVSIFYTIVIPMLNPIIYSLRNKDVKDAMQKVFRKN